Sequence from the Nitrincola iocasae genome:
AGTTTTCAATGTCTCTTTAAGCATCACCCCTAAATTCAGGCTGTTACCGATTGCCAGAGAGATCTCAAAAAGAATTTCGATTTGCTGTGACTGCTTCACTAGACGACCTTCAGCTCTCAACCTCGGACAGAAGCCCAAGCACCGCGGTTTTATTATAAAACTCAAGGTAATCCTTACCTGAATTTGCGATTTCACCGAGTGTCAGTGCGCCAAATAAAGGGTAGTCGCCAGACACCTTAGCTATTTCATTCTTTAGGTGATCACCCTCAAATAACACCCGTGATATGCAATTAATAAAACACCCCAGTTGCACCGGATGATCCGTTTGCTGGCGATGTGCTGCTTGTGCCCTTTTACAGGCTTCTGCCGCTGCCGCCAGCAGGCTTTCTTCTGTACCATTTAATATACGCACAAAAGAGCCTTCCGGCACCTCACCTACACACACCATAGCCTGATCTGTACTAAGCATCAGCGGATCTCTGACGATCATTTCAGCATCAAGTTTATTGACCCCAAATGGATAAAACTTAGCAAGGTCATAGAAATTATCTGCATTGAACTCTTGCCCACTATGCGCTTCAACAACTTGCTGATACGCATCAAATGCGGGTTTCCAATCCAGTTGTTTTACGCAGGTTTTTTCGGACGAGGTCACTTTGAAGGATTGAGAAATCGCTTGCCAACCATGTGATACACCAACACCACTCGCCAAAGGCAGCCTGACCAGCAGTGTGGCATCCATCAGCATCCCTTTGGGGGTCAATAAACAAGGTTTCTGCATAAAGCTAAGCGAACCGGCACCACCGCCGATGAAATTATTAACCAGGCCAAAGTTCATAAACAGCGCGTCAATCATCGCGCTAATACAGGTTGATAAACCATCAACCAGTACCAGTTGGATCGCAGGAACAGGCATAGCCTCCCAGTGCTCGGCGAGGGGCTCCAGTTGTCTATCAAAATTGTTAGTGATATCACTCAAACCGCTGAGGCTTGCCCACTCAACGGCGGACTGCAAAGCAACAAAAACAACACCCTTTGAATAGTTTTGTTGCGCATAAATAATTTGAGGAAAAATCCCGCCCAGTACACTTGCCTTAGCTTGTAGCAACACTGGATTCAGAGCTTCAGCTGTCCAGTTATTTTCATCCGCTGCAAATACCAGAACCGTAGAAGCCTGGGTTTGCTCATAGATACCGTGCAACTTCTTTTCAAAAGCTTCGACTGAAGGTTCAGCCTCAAAAAAAACATCCATAGACATCTACTCTCCAGTGTTTCTTGGGTTATTAGATGCATGTTCCGTCATTCTTCTTTTGATAAAGCTGATCAGTTGCTTTGATTCCAAGGGGGGTGTGATTAAATACCCTTGTATTTCAGTTGCACCTAACGCATCCACATAATCTCTTTGCCGTTGGTTTTCGACGCCTTCGGCAATAGTGGTCAGCCCTAATCCCTGACATAAGGATGTTAAGGCTCGCACGATGGCTCTGTCACTGCGTCCAGCGGTAATATCTTTGATAAACGCACGATCGATTTTGAGCGTATCCAGTGGGAAGCGGAGTAAATATTCCAAAGATGAGAAACCTATACCAAAATCGTCTATGGCAATTTTAAACCCAAAGGCTCGCAACCGTTTTAGTATAGCAATGGTCTCATCAGGGTTGTGCATAGCTAAGCTTTCAGTAATTTCCAACTCGATAAGTTCCGGTTGTGCACCACAGGCTTTAGCTATGGCAATAATTTTTCCAGGTAAGTCGGGCTGTTCAAACTGTGCCGGTGAAAGGTTAATCCCCATTCGCAACGAGACCCCCTCGTTCATCCAGCCCACTTGTTGCTGACAAGCTTCCTGTAAAATCCATTCGCCGAGGGCATTAATTAATCCCATCTCTTCCAATACGGGGATAAATACATACGGTGGGACTATGCCATCCTGCGGATGACGCCACCTGATCAGTGCCTCCACACCCACGACACGGTCATTACTTAAATCAACCTGCGGCTGATAAACCAAATAGAACTGCTGTTGTTCCAGAGCCTCACGTAAATCCGACTCCATCTTGAGGCGTTTGTGCAAGCTGTCTTCATGGTCTTGTTCATAAAAACCGATAGTAATACTACCCGAGGGCTTTTGTAGACGCTGAGCACGCTGCGCCATGCGCAACAGCAGAGATGCATCGGTTGTCTTATCCTGCCCCACACTAATGCCAGCGGTGTAGGTTAAAAAAGTTTCTCTATTATCAAGCATCCAGGCCCGGTCAATGTGTTTTATCCATTGATTCAATTCAGACAATATTTGTTCATGATGCTCAATGG
This genomic interval carries:
- a CDS encoding FIST signal transduction protein, which produces MSMDVFFEAEPSVEAFEKKLHGIYEQTQASTVLVFAADENNWTAEALNPVLLQAKASVLGGIFPQIIYAQQNYSKGVVFVALQSAVEWASLSGLSDITNNFDRQLEPLAEHWEAMPVPAIQLVLVDGLSTCISAMIDALFMNFGLVNNFIGGGAGSLSFMQKPCLLTPKGMLMDATLLVRLPLASGVGVSHGWQAISQSFKVTSSEKTCVKQLDWKPAFDAYQQVVEAHSGQEFNADNFYDLAKFYPFGVNKLDAEMIVRDPLMLSTDQAMVCVGEVPEGSFVRILNGTEESLLAAAAEACKRAQAAHRQQTDHPVQLGCFINCISRVLFEGDHLKNEIAKVSGDYPLFGALTLGEIANSGKDYLEFYNKTAVLGLLSEVES
- a CDS encoding two-component system response regulator → MIEILPTKILIVDDSAIERLKIKGYLGKRGYHIIEAANGVEGVECFIQHKPDLVLMDVNMPVMNGFDCIQNIRAYEKNMVTPILMLTGDDDMESIEWAFEVGANDFFPKPINFPLLHQRIRYALRDANRERDLRRITGLQETARALAGLSFWELDAKQQQFIWCDDAKAILHWVDELSPDPEKALAIVHPDDQSRLKAVFKDALDTGLKFDIEVRSPGSRQDYQLKIVGQRDGEQARLVGSFQDVTTQRRLEQQSNFLNYHDSVTGLPNRRLFQRDLEESIQLIVSNRSAVTVVVLEVLRFQQLVETYGTDVTDQLLVLLANQLKSFMPNDALVARLDGGVFALKLIVEVSIEHHEQILSELNQWIKHIDRAWMLDNRETFLTYTAGISVGQDKTTDASLLLRMAQRAQRLQKPSGSITIGFYEQDHEDSLHKRLKMESDLREALEQQQFYLVYQPQVDLSNDRVVGVEALIRWRHPQDGIVPPYVFIPVLEEMGLINALGEWILQEACQQQVGWMNEGVSLRMGINLSPAQFEQPDLPGKIIAIAKACGAQPELIELEITESLAMHNPDETIAILKRLRAFGFKIAIDDFGIGFSSLEYLLRFPLDTLKIDRAFIKDITAGRSDRAIVRALTSLCQGLGLTTIAEGVENQRQRDYVDALGATEIQGYLITPPLESKQLISFIKRRMTEHASNNPRNTGE